The following coding sequences are from one Gossypium hirsutum isolate 1008001.06 chromosome A12, Gossypium_hirsutum_v2.1, whole genome shotgun sequence window:
- the LOC107921353 gene encoding uncharacterized protein, protein MEALSRMLIHAQENNIIRGIWASRNDPEINHLFFADDVLLFVRNKKSDIESLINMLNNFSNILVQEVNFKKPMILFSPNTSRALRTNFRDILGMMVMKNLNNYLGLPIPIGKKKIAASKEITNRLSCRINSWTKRLLSFGGKEVFIKAVLQSIPIYAMSIFLAPKGVIDDIQAKLSRTWWSGKDKGRQVWRLINNKESFYFNVLSSKYFLSGNIFHARKVDKASFTWSSIATAAKALKDGFGWQVENGDMINIRVDNWGMESLNGDAIRSDSLNPNEMSVKDLWLTDRRN, encoded by the exons ATGGAAGCTCTCTCGAGGATGCTTATCCATGCTCAGGAGAACAACATTATTAGAGGTATCTGGGCTAGTAGAAACGACCCCGAGATAAATCACTTGTTCTTTGCTGATGACGTGCTCCTTTTTGTTAGAAATAAAAAGAGTGATATTGAAAGTCTCATTAACATGCTTAACAATTTCTCTAACATTTTAGTTCAAGAGGTTAATTTTAAAAAGCCAATGATTCTCTTTAGTCCCAACACTTCAAGAGCTCTAAGAACCAACTTTAGAGATATTCTAGGTATGATGGTGATGAAGAATTTAAATAACTATCTAGGCCTTCCTATTCCAATTGGTAAGAAGAAAATAGCGGCTTCCAAAGAGATTACTAATAGATTGTCTTGTAGGATCAATAGTTGGACAAAGAGGCTACTCTCTTTTGGTGGCAAAGAAGTCTTCATCAAAGCGGTTCTCCAATCTATTCCTATATATGCTATGTCGATTTTTTTGGCTCCCAAAGGGGTGATCGATGACATTCAAGCCAAGCTAAGTAGAACGTGGTGGTCGGGAAAAGACAAAG GGCGTCAAGTGTGGAGACTTATTAACAACAAAGAATCTTTCTATTTTAATGTGTTGTCTTCAAAATACTTTCTTAGTGGTAACATTTTTCATGCCAGAAAGGTGGACAAAGCTTCGTTTACCTGGTCAAGCATTGCGACAGCGGCGAAAGCTCTTAAAGACGGCTTTGGGTGGCAAGTTGAGAATGGCGACATGATAAATATCCGGGTTGACAACTGGGGAATGGAAAGTCTTAATGGGGATGCTATTAGAAGTGACAGTCTCAACCCAAATGAAATGAGCGTGAAAGACCTTTGGCTGACGGATAGGAGAAACTAG